One Lycium barbarum isolate Lr01 chromosome 5, ASM1917538v2, whole genome shotgun sequence genomic window carries:
- the LOC132642768 gene encoding 24-methylenesterol C-methyltransferase 2-like, whose translation MEFFNELLTLMCTAAVVFGGGFFYFACLFGSAEQKGKNAVQLSGGSLAKEKVQEGYEQYSSFFRHPNGNEIDTSNKVPAFVDTFYNLVTDIYEWGWGQSFHFSPRIPGKSHRDATRMHEEMAVDLLDVKPGARILDAGCGVGGPMRAIAAHSGANIVGITINEYQVKQARAHNKKAGLDSQCEVVCGNFLQMPFADDSFDGAYSIEATCHAPKLEEVYREIYRVLKPGSLYVSYEWVTTELYNSDDPEHVEIIQGIERGDALPGLRSYKDIAEIATKVGFEVVTESDLAKPPAEPWWTRLKMGRIAYWRNHVVVTVLAWLGIAPKGVTNVHDMLFVTADYLAKGGDTGIFTPMHMILCRKPE comes from the coding sequence ATGGAATTTTTTAACGAATTACTTACCCTCATGTGTACCGCGGCAGTTGTTTTCGGCGGAGGCTTTTTTTATTTTGCTTGCCTCTTCGGCTCTGCCGAGCAGAAGGGTAAAAATGCCGTTCAACTTTCTGGTGGTTCTCTAGCCAAAGAGAAAGTTCAAGAAGGGTACGAACAATACTCGTCTTTCTTCCGCCACCCTAATGGAAATGAAATCGACACCTCCAATAAAGTCCCTGCCTTTGTTGACACTTTCTATAATCTCGTCACTGATATATACGAGTGGGGTTGGGGCCAATCTTTTCACTTCTCCCCTCGTATCCCAGGAAAATCCCATCGCGATGCCACGCGCATGCATGAGGAAATGGCTGTCGATCTCTTGGATGTGAAGCCCGGAGCCCGTATCCTTGATGCTGGTTGTGGGGTTGGTGGCCCAATGCGGGCTATCGCGGCCCATTCTGGTGCTAACATAGTTGGCATCACCATTAATGAGTACCAGGTAAAACAGGCCCGGGCTCACAACAAGAAAGCCGGGCTTGACTCTCAGTGCGAGGTGGTTTGTGGCAATTTCTTGCAAATGCCGTTTGCGGACGACAGTTTCGATGGAGCTTACTCTATCGAAGCAACATGTCATGCCCCAAAACTCGAAGAAGTGTATAGAGAGATCTATCGGGTGTTAAAGCCTGGATCTCTGTACGTTTCCTATGAGTGGGTTACAACCGAATTGTACAATTCGGATGATCCTGAACACGTGGAGATAATTCAGGGGATTGAAAGGGGTGATGCTTTGCCAGGGTTGAGAAGCTACAAGGACATTGCTGAAATCGCTACTAAAGTAGGTTTCGAGGTGGTGACGGAGAGTGATTTGGCTAAGCCACCTGCGGAGCCATGGTGGACGAGGCTCAAGATGGGGAGGATCGCTTATTGGAGGAATCATGTCGTGGTCACTGTGCTTGCTTGGCTAGGGATCGCACCTAAGGGTGTCACGAATGTCCACGATATGTTGTTTGTGACAGCTGATTATTTGGCTAAAGGGGGTGACACTGGCATTTTCACTCCTATGCATATGATTCTATGTAGGAAGCCTGAATAA